A single Capricornis sumatraensis isolate serow.1 chromosome 20, serow.2, whole genome shotgun sequence DNA region contains:
- the DEDD2 gene encoding DNA-binding death effector domain-containing protein 2: MALTGSTPAPSWEEDECLDYYGMLSLHRMFEVVGGQLTECELELLAFLLDEVPGAPGGLARTRSGLELLLELERRGQCDESNLRLLGQLLRLLSRHDLLPHLARKRHRPVSPERYSYGLSNSSRRMEGSCRRRRQSSSSSNAEQGQWETGSPPTKRQRRSRGRPSGGARRRRRAGTTTPQQQQEPARPTSEGKVTCDIRLRVRAEYCEHGPALEQGVASRRPQALARQLDVFGQATAVLRSRDLGSVVCDIKFSELSYLDAFWGDYLSGALLQALRGVFLTEALREAVGREAVRLLVSVDEADYEAGRRRLLLMEEEGGQRSPEAS; encoded by the exons ATGGCGCTGACCGGGTCGACCCCGGCCCCGAGCTGGGAGGAGGATGAGTGTCTGGACTACTACGGGATGCTATCGCTTCACCGTATGTTCGAGGTGGTGGGCGGGCAGCTGACCGAGTGCGAGCTGGAGCTGCTAGCCTTCCTGTTGGACGAGGTCCCGGGTGCCCCCGGCGGCCTGGCCCGCACCCGCAGTGGCCTGGAgctgctgctggagctggagcGCCGCGGGCAGTGCGACGAGAGCAACCTGAGGCTGCTGGGGCAACTCCTGCGCCTACTGTCCCGCCACGACTTGCTGCCGCACCTGGCGCGCAAGCGGCATCGGCCAG TGTCTCCAGAGCGGTATAGCTATGgtttgtccaactcttcaagGAGGATGGAGGGCAGCTGCCGTCGCCGTCGCCAGTCAAGCAGTTCTTCGAATGCTGAGCAGGGTCAGTGGGAGACAG GTTCTCCCCCAACTAAGCGGCAGCGGCGGAGTCGGGGCCGTCCCAGTGGTGGTGCCAGACGGCGGCGGAGGGCGGGTACCACCACcccccagcagcagcaggagccagcCCGGCCCACCTCAGAGGGCAAAGTGACCTGTG ACATCCGGCTCAGGGTGCGAGCAGAGTACTGTGAGCACGGGCCAGCCTTGGAGCAGGGCGTGGCCTCGCGGCGGCCCCAGGCGCTGGCTCGGCAGTTGGACGTGTTTGGGCAGGCCACCGCGGTGCTGCGCTCCCGGGACCTGGGCTCCGTGGTGTGCGACATCAAGTTCTCCGAGCTCTCCTACCTGGACGCCTTCTGGGGCGACTACCTGAGTGGTGCCCTGCTTCAGGCCCTGCGGGGCGTGTTCCTGACTGAGGCGCTACGCGAGGCGGTGGGCCGGGAGGCCGTCCGCCTGCTGGTCAGCGTGGACGAGGCCGACTACGAAGCTGGCCGGCGCCGCCTGCTGctgatggaggaggaggggggacaGCGCTCGCCCGAGGCCTCCTGA